From one Alicyclobacillus acidocaldarius subsp. acidocaldarius Tc-4-1 genomic stretch:
- the sufB gene encoding Fe-S cluster assembly protein SufB — protein MAKVLPDMEEYQYGFHDPDIAVAKLDKGLSRKTVEQISMMKNEPGWMTDFRLRAFEIFQQKPMPTWGGDLSELNFDDITYYVKPTEKKGRSWDEVPEEIKRTFDRLGIPEAEQKFLAGVSAQYESEVVYHSMRQDLEKMGVIFMDTDSALREYPELFKEYFGTVVPPEDNKFAALNSAVWSGGSFIYVPKGVRCEIPLQAYFRINSENMGQFERTLIICDEDSFVHYVEGCTAPIYSTNSLHSAVVEIIVKSGARCRYTTIQNWAPNIYNLVTKRAVAYRNATMEWVDGNIGSKLTMKYPSVYMMEEGAKAMVLSIAVAGRGQHQDAGAKVVHLAPNTTSTIVSKSISKHGGKTTYRGLASFGPNAKGAKANIKCDTLILDDNSTSDTIPYNEIMNDDVTLEHEASVSKVSEEQLFYLMSRGIPEEEATRMIVMGFIEPFTRELPMEYAVEMNRLIKLEMEGSIG, from the coding sequence ATGGCGAAAGTGCTGCCGGACATGGAAGAGTATCAGTATGGATTTCACGATCCCGACATCGCCGTGGCGAAGCTCGACAAGGGATTGTCGCGAAAGACAGTGGAGCAGATCTCGATGATGAAGAACGAGCCGGGCTGGATGACGGACTTCCGCCTGCGCGCGTTTGAGATCTTCCAGCAGAAGCCGATGCCGACATGGGGCGGCGATCTCAGCGAGCTGAACTTCGACGACATCACGTACTACGTGAAGCCCACGGAGAAGAAGGGGCGCTCCTGGGACGAAGTTCCGGAGGAGATCAAGCGGACGTTTGACCGCCTCGGCATCCCGGAGGCAGAACAGAAATTTTTGGCGGGCGTTTCGGCGCAGTACGAGTCGGAGGTCGTGTACCACTCGATGCGACAGGACCTCGAGAAGATGGGCGTCATCTTCATGGACACGGATAGCGCGCTGCGCGAGTACCCGGAGCTGTTCAAGGAGTACTTCGGCACCGTGGTGCCGCCTGAGGACAACAAGTTTGCGGCGCTGAACAGCGCGGTGTGGAGCGGCGGCAGCTTCATCTACGTGCCAAAGGGCGTCCGCTGTGAGATCCCGCTTCAGGCGTATTTCCGCATCAATTCGGAGAACATGGGTCAGTTCGAGCGCACGCTCATCATCTGCGACGAGGACAGCTTCGTCCACTACGTGGAGGGCTGCACGGCGCCGATTTACAGCACCAACTCGCTGCACAGCGCGGTGGTCGAGATCATCGTGAAGAGCGGGGCGCGCTGCCGCTACACGACCATTCAGAACTGGGCGCCGAACATCTACAACCTGGTGACGAAGCGCGCCGTGGCGTACCGCAACGCGACGATGGAATGGGTCGACGGCAATATTGGATCGAAGCTGACGATGAAGTATCCGTCGGTCTACATGATGGAAGAGGGCGCGAAGGCGATGGTGCTGTCCATCGCGGTGGCCGGCCGCGGCCAGCATCAGGACGCGGGTGCGAAGGTGGTTCACCTGGCGCCCAATACGACCTCGACCATCGTGTCGAAGTCGATCAGTAAGCACGGCGGCAAGACGACGTATCGGGGGCTTGCGAGCTTTGGCCCGAACGCGAAGGGCGCCAAGGCGAACATCAAGTGTGATACGCTGATCCTCGACGACAACTCGACGTCGGACACCATTCCGTACAATGAGATCATGAACGACGACGTGACGCTTGAGCACGAGGCGTCGGTGTCGAAGGTGAGCGAGGAGCAGCTCTTCTACCTGATGAGCCGCGGCATTCCGGAGGAAGAGGCGACGCGCATGATCGTCATGGGCTTCATCGAGCCGTTCACGCGCGAACTGCCGATGGAGTACGCTGTGGAGATGAACCGGCTCATTAAACTGGAGATGGAAGGTTCGATCGGCTGA
- a CDS encoding non-heme iron oxygenase ferredoxin subunit: protein MAWIKVANVSEIGVGEMKRVELPYDDVAIYHAEDGFYATSDVCTHAAQSLTEGRLEGHIVHCPRHGGKFDIRTGEPKAFPCVIPLQTYPVEVRGGEVWIDDES from the coding sequence ATGGCTTGGATCAAGGTGGCGAACGTCTCCGAGATCGGCGTGGGAGAGATGAAGCGCGTCGAGCTGCCCTACGACGACGTCGCCATTTACCACGCCGAGGATGGATTTTACGCGACGTCGGACGTGTGCACACATGCTGCTCAGTCGCTCACGGAGGGCCGACTGGAAGGACACATTGTGCACTGCCCGCGTCACGGAGGAAAGTTCGACATTCGCACGGGAGAGCCGAAGGCATTCCCGTGCGTGATTCCGCTGCAGACGTATCCGGTGGAGGTGCGCGGCGGAGAAGTGTGGATCGACGATGAAAGCTGA